In one window of Oryza sativa Japonica Group chromosome 9, ASM3414082v1 DNA:
- the LOC107276576 gene encoding peptidyl-prolyl cis-trans isomerase FKBP53, which translates to MSFWGAVVSAGKPYVVRPSDAGGRRLRVTQATLGNFDHSGWVLVECKVGDQGLVKVAALNPETAPVAPLELEFEENKNVVLSVRGQNSVHLSGYYICSYNGDYGENSKQATKETVSKDDGAAENNDEKQGDEAKQSKNVQAELQPHIRVLDSDHGENSKQATKEMESNAMDEDASLGLEHTLGGNVVQAASQEENASQTHEDNDAADHIIQQTDPPILVSEDDGTAEDNDEAELQPRIRVLDSGMTIEDLAKGNVGAKIASCGKKVYVKYVCMLSNGDTVDPTGESSTCKFKLGAGEVISGWDLGIDGMRVGGIRRLGIPPHLGYGDVGRGNIPPNAWLNFDIELLKVKSGRKKARKVKKSRRAAAETSSTAR; encoded by the exons ATGTCGTTCTGGG GCGCGGTGGTGAGTGCGGGGAAACCCTACGTCGTTCGGCCctccgacgccggcggccgtcGCCTTCGGGTTACCCAG GCTACGCTAGGAAATTTTGACCATTCTGGTTGGGTCCTTGTTGAATGCAAGGTTGGTGACCAGGGGCTCGTGAAGGTTGCTGCCCTAAATCCTGAAACTGCTCCAGTTGCCCCCCTAGAGCTGGAATTTGAGGAGAACAAGAATGTGGTTTTATCAGTCCGTGGTCAGAACTCAGTACACTTATCAGGATACTACATCTGTTCTTACAATGGTGACTATGGTGAAAACAGCAAACAAGCCACTAAAGAAAC GGTCTCGAAAGATGATGGTGCTGCTGAAAACAATGATGAAAAACAAGGGGATGAAGCTAAACAGTCTAAAAATGTACAGGCCGAACTGCAGCCTCACATTCGCGTACTTGATAGTGACCATGGTGAAAACAGCAAGCAAGCCACTAAAGAAAT GGAATCCAATGCAATGGATGAAGATGCATCTCTTGGCCTAGAGCATACTCTGGGAGGCAATGTGGTTCAAGCTGCTAGTCAGGAGGAAAATGCTTCACAAACTCATGAGGATAATGATGCTGCAGATCATATTATCCAACAAACTGACCCTCCTATCCT GGTCTCAGAAGATGATGGTACTGCCGAAGACAATGATGAGGCCGAACTGCAGCCTCGCATTCGTGTACTTGATAGTGGTATGACAATAGAAGATCTGGCCAAGGGAAATGTTGGTGCCAAAATTGCATCTTGTGGCAAAAAG GTTTATGTGAAGTATGTCTGTATGTTGAGCAATGGTGATACTGTTGATCCTACCGGTGAAAGTTCCACTTGCAAATTCAAACTTG GTGCTGGAGAAGTCATTAGTGGATGGGATCTTGGTATCGATG GCATGCGTGTAGGTGGAATAAGGAGACTTGGCATTCCTCCCCATCTAGG CTATGGTGATGTTGGAAGAGGAAACATACCACCAAACGCGTGGCTCAACTTTGATATCGAACTGCTGAAAGTCAAGAGTGGACGCAAGAAGGCACGGAAAGTAAAGAAGTCTAGGAGAGCGGCAGCAGAAACTTCTTCCACTGCACGCTAG
- the LOC9267062 gene encoding peptidyl-prolyl cis-trans isomerase FKBP53 has protein sequence MATFWGLELKPGEAYTHHSAPARLRITQAVLGSCDQGWTTLQCDTNDRETVRLCVLNPGLAVACHLELELQKDENVLLSVDGQNSIHLSGYYTCSHSGNHGRNSQKPTSKAVGSTGFNKKHQDISDKAPVIEEILDDQTVQQQQQQGVNISSKDVEPSHKNGHGQNSEWATCGNGTDDDNDNNGAMFYPSSRNKMEVDEPTGSKDNDYDYWLPFLDASVKRKASETDGENVYTEKGELKTPKIENVLSDQSVDMDQVNEQTCSKNVEPNEIDDVKPTRGHKNTMEVVLPLLDSSVKRKAAEIDGEKVQIEKAKLKMPKTEDVPSDQNNANQVNEQICFKTVGSNAIDDAKLSLGHQNTLEDLDKSQELNVSQTKGQNDVADQITNQDTPTITSSDERYIFTGALETDIEQKNRGAENEQVEVHRCPFEVLDNGIKVEHLVEGNAKAKVASKGKQVCVRYCGRLINGEVIDPTNLDDDTHTFRLGAGEVIPGWDIGILGMRVGGKRRLTIPPAQGYGDVATPKIPANSWLVYEVELLEVKRAKRAR, from the exons ATGGCGACCTTCTGGG GATTGGAGTTGAAGCCCGGTGAGGCCTACACCCATCACTCCGCGCCCGCCCGCCTCCGGATTACCCAG GCTGTGCTGGGCAGTTGTGATCAAGGTTGGACTACACTACAATGTGATACCAATGACAGGGAGACTGTGCGCCTCTGTGTTTTAAATCCTGGGCTTGCTGTGGCATGTCACCTAGAGCTGGAATTACAGAAGGATGAGAATGTTCTCTTATCAGTTGACGGACAGAACTCGATACACCTGTCCGGATACTACACCTGTTCCCATAGTGGCAATCATGGGCGCAATAGTCAGAAGCCCACTAGTAAAGCTGTAGGAAGTACTGGCTTCAATAAAAAGCATCAAGATATTTCTGACAA GGCACCAGTGATAGAGGAGATACTAGATGACCAGACAgtacagcagcaacagcagcaaggTGTTAACATCAGCTCGAAGGATGTAGAACCTTCTCATAAAAATGGTCATGGACAAAATAGTGAATG GGCCACTTGTGGTAATGGTACTGATGATGACAATGATAATAATGGTGCTATGTTTTATCCTTCATCTCGCAACAAAATGGAAG TAGACGAGCCCACAGGAAGTAAAGACAATGATTATGATTATTGGCTTCCTTTCCTTGATGCTTCTGTAAAGAGAAAGGCTTCTGAAACTGATggagaaaatgtgtacacagaGAA GGGGGAGTTGAAGACGCCAAAGATAGAGAATGTGCTAAGTGATCAAAGTGTGGATATGGATCAAGTTAATGAACAAACGTGCTCAAAAAATGT GGAACCTAATGAAATTGATGATGTAAAGCCAACTCGAGGTCACAAGAATACCATGGAAG TAGTACTTCCTCTCCTTGATTCTTCTGTAAAGAGAAAGGCTGCTGAGATTGATGGAGAAAAGGTGCAAATAGAGAA GGCCAAATTGAAGATGCCAAAGACAGAGGATGTACCAAGTGATCAAAATAATGCTAATCAAGTGAATGAACAAATATGCTTTAAAACTGT GGGGTCCAATGCAATTGATGACGCAAAGTTAAGTCTAGGTCACCAGAATACCCTGGAAGATCTTGACAAGAGTCAGGAGCTAAATGTTTCACAAACAAAAGGGCAGAATGATGTTGCAGATCAAATTACAAATCAAGACACGCCTACAATCAC GAGCTCTGATGAACGCTACATTTTTACTGGTGCTCTTGAAACTGATATTGAACAAAAAAATCGAGGGGCTGAAAATGAACAAGTTGAGGTCCATCGTTGCCCCTTTGAGGTGCTTGATAATGGTATCAAAGTGGAGCATCTGGTTGAGGGGAATGCTAAAGCCAAAGTTGCATCTAAGGGCAAACAG GTTTGTGTGAGGTATTGTGGTCGGTTGATCAATGGTGAAGTTATCGACCCTACTAACCTTGACGACGACACCCATACATTCAGGCTTG GTGCGGGTGAAGTCATTCCTGGATGGGATATTGGCATTCTTG GCATGCGTGTTGGTGGCAAAAGGAGACTCACAATCCCTCCTGCTCAAGG CTATGGTGATGTTGCGACACCAAAGATACCAGCAAACTCTTGGCTCGTGTATGAAGTCGAGTTGCTGGAAGTGAAGCGAGCCAAAAGGGCACGTTGA